Proteins encoded together in one Muntiacus reevesi chromosome 22, mMunRee1.1, whole genome shotgun sequence window:
- the ZNF518B gene encoding zinc finger protein 518B isoform X2, translating into MKDIGQQLCSTQVGDGRNALTMSPKQPNAHRGTRPDRPDAQTVLYQGSEAEPAAMTVATCVKCKSVHEVPLPDLKKGTGQNQKEDKYVCLKCSLGSAPPHFHFLNNSRSATQVGNKPEAISSSVNHKFKVRNFKPGKHYCDKCRFSTKDPLQYKKHTLQHEEIKFVCSHCGCISYTKGEFQRHLVRHTGVFPYRCEYCDYGAIRNDYIVKHRRRVHEKAGAKRLPKAVARLEPKRISASKQSPELSKASSPRTAFQNKLSDQLSRFSLHASKDRTHSITLLPESREYQKDVVCIPHKGALSEPAELSLLGNRSVEVEVLSPSKGPVQPGMPLTVVAPAELVVPANCLAQLMDVKVVNGTQQLVLRLFPLEETNCLDASGGNGGSSERGSKERGASEQEKMASAEPMQSLAIEGNIGKLAGIGGLQSSVQKQLKNVKWVRSYDFFMPNSGRHSSGESLLNPGRVESLQRKGYPYPHRAALPSIAFKDHSPLSLVKNSVLRGLGTSSNSFPYKTALSFTEDRRNLPSDSQQLFPVSAPPATISFSGETDSLPLCQNDVGSRNEICLPAKTVALPRKPQDSQTQEHKAVSNTGQASSQHRSEYLHINIMGEDRVRAQQSGDKPLEVKNPDQTNDSFDGPVISSVFSLSSGSENVPEGVRWNSSTSKIKSIELLRRKIAQLIESCGKPSSLAANGAHRHPVGKTSKVTSKATPECIQEINVSFTSAGCSTGTLPRPQDAGGVSGQLGHQQAYPKLVEGSSGKTESRVTKKPHVATPVLIPKGAVLRVLNSSEDSHIIEATCEAPVNIPCSETQLIKPIPLCPMKRTDPDVQLLTSESGPIDMSPNHGLSFRPKSRKESAHCSTVPKKPRPLHGPQGSSEMSKQAKLFPRSLPISKGKPRQISSSKKKSKIQTDPSRCFRDPSIFQVARQLRLIAAKPDQLIKCPRRNQPVIVLNHPDVDSPEVSNVMKDIMI; encoded by the coding sequence CATGTCACCCAAACAGCCTAATGCTCATCGAGGGACTCGACCAGATAGACCAGACGCTCAGACTGTTCTGTATCAAGGCTCCGAGGCAGAGCCTGCCGCCATGACTGTTGCTACGTGTGTAAAGTGCAAGAGTGTACACGAGGTCCCACTTCCGGATCTGAAAAAGGGTACTGGACAAAACCAGAAGGAGGACAAATATGTTTGCCTCAAATGCAGCCTTGGCTCGGCCCCTCCCCATTTCCACTTTCTGAACAACAGTCGCAGTGCTACTCAGGTAGGAAATAAACCGGAAGCCATCTCAAGTTCTGTCAATCACAAGTTTAAGGTAAGGAACTTCAAGCCAGGCAAACACTATTGTGACAAGTGTCGATTTTCCACAAAGGACCCCCTGCAGTACAAAAAGCACACACTTCAGCACGAAGAGATTAAGTTCGTCTGCTCCCACTGCGGCTGCATCTCCTACACGAAAGGGGAGTTTCAGAGGCACCTGGTGAGGCACACAGGCGTCTTCCCTTACCGCTGTGAGTACTGTGACTACGGTGCTATCAGAAACGACTACATCGTCAAACACAGGAGGAGAGTCCACGAGAAGGCAGGGGCCAAACGGCTGCCCAAAGCCGTCGCCAGGCTGGAGCCAAAAAGGATCAGCGCCTCCAAGCAAAGCCCAGAGCTTTCAAAAGCTTCCAGTCCCAGGACCGCGTTTCAAAACAAGCTGTCAGATCAGCTCTCAAGGTTTTCCCTCCACGCAAGTAAAGACAGGACGCACAGCATCACGTTGTTACCTGAATCCAGAGAGTACCAGAAAGACGTGGTGTGCATCCCACACAAAGGGGCCCTGTCAGAGCCCGCTGAGCTCAGCCTGCTGGGGAACAGAAGTGTGGAGGTGGAGGTCTTGTCCCCCTCGAAAGGGCCCGTGCAGCCGGGCATGCCGTTAACGGTGGTGGCGCCAGCCGAGCTCGTCGTCCCCGCCAACTGTCTAGCCCAGCTGATGGACGTGAAGGTTGTCAACGGAACGCAGCAGCTCGTGCTCAGACTGTTTCCCCTGGAAGAAACCAACTGCCTCGATGCCAGTGGAGGCAATGGAGGTAGTTCCGAACGTGGGTCTAAAGAGAGGGGTGCAAGCGAGCAGGAAAAAATGGCTTCCGCAGAGCCCATGCAGTCCCTCGCAATCGAAGGAAATATCGGAAAACTTGCAGGCATCGGTGGTCTACAGTCATCAGTTCAGAAGcaacttaaaaatgtgaaatggGTGAGGTCTTACGATTTTTTCATGCCAAATTCTGGCCGGCACAGCAGCGGAGAATCCCTGCTCAACCCGGGGAGAGTTGAGAGTTTGCAGAGAAAAGGTTACCCGTATCCCCATAGAGCTGCTCTGCCTTCCATTGCCTTCAAAGACCATTCTCCATTATCTCTAGTGAAAAACAGTGTCTTACGTGGTCTTGGAACTTCATCGAACTCTTTTCCATATAAAACTGCCCTTTCTTTTACTGAAGACAGAAGAAACTTACCCAGTGACTCGCAACAGTTATTTCCTGTGTCTGCACCGCCTgcaaccatttccttctctggagaaacagactcactgccCCTATGTCAGAATGACGTGGGCTCTAGGAATGAGATCTGCCTTCCTGCCAAAACGGTTGCCCTTCCCAGGAAGCCGCAAGACAGCCAGACACAGGAGCATAAGGCAGTTTCAAACACGGGCCAGGCTTCCTCTCAACACAGAAGTGAGTATTTACACATCAACATAATGGGAGAAGACAGAGTCAGAGCCCAGCAGTCTGGGGATAAACCACTGGAAGTAAAGAATCCCGACCAGACTAATGACTCCTTCGATGGCCCGGTCATCTCCTCAGTCTTTTCTCTGAGCTCTGGATCTGAAAACGTCCCTGAGGGCGTCAGGTGGAATAGTTCAACATCCAAAATAAAGTCAATTGAACTCTTGCGCAGAAAGATAGCCCAGTTAATCGAATCGTGTGGCAAGCcttcatctctggctgcaaacGGCGCCCATCGACATCCTGTAGGGAAGACGTCTAAGGTCACTTCAAAAGCCACGCCTGAATGCATCCAGGAAATTAACGTGTCCTTCACCAGTGCTGGCTGTTCCACGGGCACGCTCCCCAGACCTCAGGACGCTGGTGGCGTCAGTGGGCAGCTCGGGCACCAGCAGGCGTATCCAAAGCTTGTCGAAGGCAGCAGCGGGAAAACCGAAAGCAGAGTGACCAAGAAGCCGCATGTGGCTACTCCAGTGTTGATCCCCAAGGGGGCCGTGTTGAGGGTTCTTAATTCCTCTGAGGATTCCCACATTATAGAGGCGACCTGCGAAGCACCTGTCAATATCCCATGCAGTGAGACACAGTTAATAAAGCCCATTCCGCTCTGCCCAATGAAACGGACAGACCCGGACGTACAGCTTTTGACAAGTGAAAGTGGACCCATAGATATGTCCCCAAATCACGGTCTGTCTTTTCGGCCTAAATCACGAAAAGAGAGTGCCCATTGTAGCACTGTGCCCAAAAAGCCCAGACCCCTGCATGGCCCGCAAGGAAGCAGTGAAATGAGCAAGCAAGCGAAGCTATTTCCCAGAAGTCTTCCCATCAGTAAAGGGAAACCCAGACAAATCAGCTCAtctaagaagaaaagcaaaatccaGACTGACCCCAGCCGCTGTTTCAGGGATCCTTCCATCTTTCAAGTTGCAAGACAGCTTCGGCTGATTGCAGCTAAACCAGACCAGTTGATCAAATGCCCCCGTCGGAACCAGCCCGTCATTGTGTTAAACCACCCTGACGTCGACTCACCGGAGGTGTCCAACGTGATGAAG
- the ZNF518B gene encoding zinc finger protein 518B isoform X1: MKDIGQQLCSTQVGDGRNALTMSPKQPNAHRGTRPDRPDAQTVLYQGSEAEPAAMTVATCVKCKSVHEVPLPDLKKGTGQNQKEDKYVCLKCSLGSAPPHFHFLNNSRSATQVGNKPEAISSSVNHKFKVRNFKPGKHYCDKCRFSTKDPLQYKKHTLQHEEIKFVCSHCGCISYTKGEFQRHLVRHTGVFPYRCEYCDYGAIRNDYIVKHRRRVHEKAGAKRLPKAVARLEPKRISASKQSPELSKASSPRTAFQNKLSDQLSRFSLHASKDRTHSITLLPESREYQKDVVCIPHKGALSEPAELSLLGNRSVEVEVLSPSKGPVQPGMPLTVVAPAELVVPANCLAQLMDVKVVNGTQQLVLRLFPLEETNCLDASGGNGGSSERGSKERGASEQEKMASAEPMQSLAIEGNIGKLAGIGGLQSSVQKQLKNVKWVRSYDFFMPNSGRHSSGESLLNPGRVESLQRKGYPYPHRAALPSIAFKDHSPLSLVKNSVLRGLGTSSNSFPYKTALSFTEDRRNLPSDSQQLFPVSAPPATISFSGETDSLPLCQNDVGSRNEICLPAKTVALPRKPQDSQTQEHKAVSNTGQASSQHRSEYLHINIMGEDRVRAQQSGDKPLEVKNPDQTNDSFDGPVISSVFSLSSGSENVPEGVRWNSSTSKIKSIELLRRKIAQLIESCGKPSSLAANGAHRHPVGKTSKVTSKATPECIQEINVSFTSAGCSTGTLPRPQDAGGVSGQLGHQQAYPKLVEGSSGKTESRVTKKPHVATPVLIPKGAVLRVLNSSEDSHIIEATCEAPVNIPCSETQLIKPIPLCPMKRTDPDVQLLTSESGPIDMSPNHGLSFRPKSRKESAHCSTVPKKPRPLHGPQGSSEMSKQAKLFPRSLPISKGKPRQISSSKKKSKIQTDPSRCFRDPSIFQVARQLRLIAAKPDQLIKCPRRNQPVIVLNHPDVDSPEVSNVMKVINKYKGNVLKVVLSERTRCQLGMRRQHVRLTYQNAEEASQIKRQMMLKMKLKKVHKNNYQVVDSLPDDSSQCIFKCWFCGRLYEDQEEWMSHGQRHLIEATRDWDVLSSKGK; encoded by the coding sequence CATGTCACCCAAACAGCCTAATGCTCATCGAGGGACTCGACCAGATAGACCAGACGCTCAGACTGTTCTGTATCAAGGCTCCGAGGCAGAGCCTGCCGCCATGACTGTTGCTACGTGTGTAAAGTGCAAGAGTGTACACGAGGTCCCACTTCCGGATCTGAAAAAGGGTACTGGACAAAACCAGAAGGAGGACAAATATGTTTGCCTCAAATGCAGCCTTGGCTCGGCCCCTCCCCATTTCCACTTTCTGAACAACAGTCGCAGTGCTACTCAGGTAGGAAATAAACCGGAAGCCATCTCAAGTTCTGTCAATCACAAGTTTAAGGTAAGGAACTTCAAGCCAGGCAAACACTATTGTGACAAGTGTCGATTTTCCACAAAGGACCCCCTGCAGTACAAAAAGCACACACTTCAGCACGAAGAGATTAAGTTCGTCTGCTCCCACTGCGGCTGCATCTCCTACACGAAAGGGGAGTTTCAGAGGCACCTGGTGAGGCACACAGGCGTCTTCCCTTACCGCTGTGAGTACTGTGACTACGGTGCTATCAGAAACGACTACATCGTCAAACACAGGAGGAGAGTCCACGAGAAGGCAGGGGCCAAACGGCTGCCCAAAGCCGTCGCCAGGCTGGAGCCAAAAAGGATCAGCGCCTCCAAGCAAAGCCCAGAGCTTTCAAAAGCTTCCAGTCCCAGGACCGCGTTTCAAAACAAGCTGTCAGATCAGCTCTCAAGGTTTTCCCTCCACGCAAGTAAAGACAGGACGCACAGCATCACGTTGTTACCTGAATCCAGAGAGTACCAGAAAGACGTGGTGTGCATCCCACACAAAGGGGCCCTGTCAGAGCCCGCTGAGCTCAGCCTGCTGGGGAACAGAAGTGTGGAGGTGGAGGTCTTGTCCCCCTCGAAAGGGCCCGTGCAGCCGGGCATGCCGTTAACGGTGGTGGCGCCAGCCGAGCTCGTCGTCCCCGCCAACTGTCTAGCCCAGCTGATGGACGTGAAGGTTGTCAACGGAACGCAGCAGCTCGTGCTCAGACTGTTTCCCCTGGAAGAAACCAACTGCCTCGATGCCAGTGGAGGCAATGGAGGTAGTTCCGAACGTGGGTCTAAAGAGAGGGGTGCAAGCGAGCAGGAAAAAATGGCTTCCGCAGAGCCCATGCAGTCCCTCGCAATCGAAGGAAATATCGGAAAACTTGCAGGCATCGGTGGTCTACAGTCATCAGTTCAGAAGcaacttaaaaatgtgaaatggGTGAGGTCTTACGATTTTTTCATGCCAAATTCTGGCCGGCACAGCAGCGGAGAATCCCTGCTCAACCCGGGGAGAGTTGAGAGTTTGCAGAGAAAAGGTTACCCGTATCCCCATAGAGCTGCTCTGCCTTCCATTGCCTTCAAAGACCATTCTCCATTATCTCTAGTGAAAAACAGTGTCTTACGTGGTCTTGGAACTTCATCGAACTCTTTTCCATATAAAACTGCCCTTTCTTTTACTGAAGACAGAAGAAACTTACCCAGTGACTCGCAACAGTTATTTCCTGTGTCTGCACCGCCTgcaaccatttccttctctggagaaacagactcactgccCCTATGTCAGAATGACGTGGGCTCTAGGAATGAGATCTGCCTTCCTGCCAAAACGGTTGCCCTTCCCAGGAAGCCGCAAGACAGCCAGACACAGGAGCATAAGGCAGTTTCAAACACGGGCCAGGCTTCCTCTCAACACAGAAGTGAGTATTTACACATCAACATAATGGGAGAAGACAGAGTCAGAGCCCAGCAGTCTGGGGATAAACCACTGGAAGTAAAGAATCCCGACCAGACTAATGACTCCTTCGATGGCCCGGTCATCTCCTCAGTCTTTTCTCTGAGCTCTGGATCTGAAAACGTCCCTGAGGGCGTCAGGTGGAATAGTTCAACATCCAAAATAAAGTCAATTGAACTCTTGCGCAGAAAGATAGCCCAGTTAATCGAATCGTGTGGCAAGCcttcatctctggctgcaaacGGCGCCCATCGACATCCTGTAGGGAAGACGTCTAAGGTCACTTCAAAAGCCACGCCTGAATGCATCCAGGAAATTAACGTGTCCTTCACCAGTGCTGGCTGTTCCACGGGCACGCTCCCCAGACCTCAGGACGCTGGTGGCGTCAGTGGGCAGCTCGGGCACCAGCAGGCGTATCCAAAGCTTGTCGAAGGCAGCAGCGGGAAAACCGAAAGCAGAGTGACCAAGAAGCCGCATGTGGCTACTCCAGTGTTGATCCCCAAGGGGGCCGTGTTGAGGGTTCTTAATTCCTCTGAGGATTCCCACATTATAGAGGCGACCTGCGAAGCACCTGTCAATATCCCATGCAGTGAGACACAGTTAATAAAGCCCATTCCGCTCTGCCCAATGAAACGGACAGACCCGGACGTACAGCTTTTGACAAGTGAAAGTGGACCCATAGATATGTCCCCAAATCACGGTCTGTCTTTTCGGCCTAAATCACGAAAAGAGAGTGCCCATTGTAGCACTGTGCCCAAAAAGCCCAGACCCCTGCATGGCCCGCAAGGAAGCAGTGAAATGAGCAAGCAAGCGAAGCTATTTCCCAGAAGTCTTCCCATCAGTAAAGGGAAACCCAGACAAATCAGCTCAtctaagaagaaaagcaaaatccaGACTGACCCCAGCCGCTGTTTCAGGGATCCTTCCATCTTTCAAGTTGCAAGACAGCTTCGGCTGATTGCAGCTAAACCAGACCAGTTGATCAAATGCCCCCGTCGGAACCAGCCCGTCATTGTGTTAAACCACCCTGACGTCGACTCACCGGAGGTGTCCAACGTGATGAAGGTAATAAACAAGTACAAAGGCAACGTCCTCAAGGTGGTGTTGTCAGAGAGGACTAGGTGTCAGTTAGGCATGAGGCGGCAGCACGTCCGACTGACCTACCAGAACGCGGAGGAGGCCAGTCAGATCAAAAGGCagatgatgctgaagatgaaactgaaGAAGGTTCATAAAAACAACTACCAGGTGGTGGATTCCTTGCCTGATGACTCATCGCAGTGTATATTTAAGTGCTGGTTCTGTGGGCGGCTCTACGAGGACCAGGAAGAGTGGATGAGTCACGGCCAGCGGCATTTGATAGAAGCAACCAGAGACTGGGATGTCCTTTCTTCCAAGGGCAAATAA